From a region of the Mycosarcoma maydis chromosome 7, whole genome shotgun sequence genome:
- a CDS encoding TOR complex subunit LST8 (related to LST8 - required for transport of permeases from the golgi to the plasma membrane) has translation MAARRAPARMPTQTRSPPTSAAEVHQQHQAAQAAAATQQSPQQDALSVLLVTAGYDHTIRFWEAWSGICSRTIQHPDSQVNRLSISPDKRFLAAAANTHIRLYDCSIASSSSIAAANAAAGGSAAGGSGTNNIGAPAQPIATLEGHTGNVTGIAWHCDMQWLVSGGEDGLLKIWDLRTSRATRIYDHRGPVNDVVVHPNQGELVSCDQNGSVKVWDLGQNGCSHELVPEEGVPIRSVTVAADGSCLVAGNNTGKVYVWRFINGVYDAQQAGQPPSPAGGAGDFTELQPVTTFQAHEKYLTRVLLSPDVRHLATCSADATVKIWSTSRYEFALEKTLVGHQRWVWDAAFSADSAYLVTASSDHVARLWELASGETVRQYNGHHRAAVCVALNDASLGGP, from the exons ATGGCAGCACGCAGGGCACCAGCTCGGATGCCAACTCAGACGCGCTCTCCACCTACAAGTGCAGCCGAGGtgcatcagcagcatcaagcgGCACAGGCGGCCGCAGCAACACAACAATCTCCACAACAAGACGCGCTCTCGgtcctcctcgtcaccgcCGGCTACGACCACACCATTCGCTTCTGGGAAGCATGGTCTGGCATCTGCTCTCGTACGATTCAACATCCCGATTCGCAGGTCAACCGTCTGTCCATCAGCCCGGATAAGCGTTTcttggcggcagcggccAACACGCACATTCGACTGTACGACTGTTCAATagcttcttcctcgagcaTCGCCGCTGcgaatgctgctgctggtggatcagcagcaggcggGTCGGGTACAAACAACATCGGTGCGCCAGCCCAGCCCATTGCAACGCTCGAAGGGCATACGGGCAACGTGACGGGCATCGCGTGGCACTGCGATATGCAATGGCTCGTTTCAGGAGGCGAAGATGGCTTGCTCAAGATTTGGGACCTGCGCACATCGCGTGCGACTCGCATCTACGACCACAGAGGACCTGTCAACGATGTGGTCGTTCATCCGAACCAGGGTGAACTGGTCAGCTGCGACCAAAATGGAAGTGTAAAAGTATGGGATCTCGGACAGAATGGATGCAGTCACGAACTGGTACCGGAAGAAGGCGTGCCCATTCGATCCGTGACGGTAGCTGCAGACGGAAGCTGCTTGGTTGCGGGTAACAACACGGGCAAAGTGTATGTCTGGAGGTTCATCAATGGCGTTTACGATGCACAGCAAGCGGGGCAACCGCCATCACCAGCAGGAGGCGCAGGAGACTTCACCGAGCTACAACCGGTGACCACTTTCCAAGCACACGAAAAGTATCTCACCAGGGTGTTGCTCAGTCCTGATGTTCG ACACCTGGCAACATGTTCAGCAGACGCAACGGTCAAGATCTGGTCGACCTCGCGCTACGAATTCGCGCTGGAAAAGACACTCGTGGGCCACCAACGCTGGGTGTGGGATGCAGCATTTAGTGCCGATTCCGCCTACCTCGTCACTGCTTCTTCAGACCATGTGGCGAGGTTATGGGAGTTGGCGTCCGGTGAGACTGTGAGACAGTACAATGGCCATCATAGAGCTGCGGTGTGTGTCGCGCTGAACGATGCTTCGCTGGGTGGGCCATGA
- a CDS encoding uncharacterized protein (related to MPP10 - component of the U3 small nucleolar ribonucleoprotein) has protein sequence MPSSPRKGSQPDAALDVRLPQLDKAQQLAELLAAEPERLANGDASLSALSVTALKQIFDYSISSEKDSVPSICSFIETISPNLELFEQRASRSGGKRKRGTNTARSPLFEGTPLDELVTEGMNSDQLWEQIDLKAKNLSGIVERYFLQDFLREEEENDAEEEEHNARAGPSRSRLRFTRQEDQDDEDDDEEEEEEDEEEDGDDSMSADHDDDDEDEELDLKEERVRLSQLSDADLRALGVDPALRDQLLAEIDEQSEDGDDSDEEGSAYAGASDISDGDPTEVFYEPLKTEAEQLRRKEEEEMRMLPRLRSQIDSNDDAEEDEDEEDPDDEDEEEDREDGSDDAEGSRSSSKNSAGIPKSLLEDLDRPGKATQRSSKRHPTLDDDFFSIDDLNRQLDEQDAQEEADADHDDNDDDDIADQVDYFKPISGDDNLDDDDQEDEDADQETGLVNAADAHYADFFLPPAKAAKFNKKFGKRKASARFAQEDAAADQIDDNDDESDADPEPAAERVYEEPDRKRRIRFNTTIEYRRIKPRKKSADELTPEMLRMIGASADDLDVARRFDEDDAQDNDEDMEMDMDEVESETSSIGRQGSDDESEGQDTDDEDEDHTRDDDAEDDDEEQAFTDGEQDDGIQTARRVAGDLFADSDDETDAKDKLSTHEKRVAALKDEIARLEDENVAKKDWTLMGEAGSRARPQDSLLEQDLEFERAAKVIPQVTEEMTESIEDLIKRRILERNFDDVIRRREMEALPFLPSRLLELSDSKSAKSLAELYEEEYQAARGADGGDGAPMAEADAKLAKEHEEITKLYDDIFNKLDALSNAHFTPKAPKATIQTLTNAPSVSIESALPATSSSSTMLAPEEVYERSRHSTAMDGAKSEMTPEEKQRLHNKLRQEKRQRNEKIQDTRRALEQSGLVRAKKVNEKEEKQQALKKLVGNRGVSVIGKQPNAVGAGTGKNAKNKSKPINRAANASAKPTTANQFKL, from the coding sequence ATGCCGTCCTCGCCCAGGAAGGGTTCGCAGCCGGATGCAGCCCTCGACGTTCGCTTGCCTCAGCTCGATAAGGCACAACAGCTTGCGGAGCTCCTCGCCGCCGAGCCCGAAAGACTTGCTAATGGTGACGCCTCCTTATCCGCGCTGTCGGTAACTGCGCTCAAACAGATCTTTGACTATTCGATCAGCTCTGAAAAGGATTCGGTCCCGTCCATCTGCTCTTTCATCGAGACCATCAGTCCAAATTTGGAATTGTTCGAGCAAAGAGCCTCTCGATCAGGTggaaagcgcaagcgcgGCACAAATACCGCTCGTTCTCCTCTCTTCGAAGGCACtccgctcgacgagctcgtcactGAAGGCATGAACTCGGATCAACTATGGGAACAGATCGACCTCAAAGCGAAGAACTTGTCAggcatcgtcgagcgtTACTTTTTGCAGGATTTCCttcgagaagaagaagagaatgatgccgaagaagaggaacaCAACGCGAGAGCTggtccatctcgctcgaggTTGCGCTTCACTCGCCAAGAggaccaagacgatgaggacgatgatgaagaggaggaggaggaggatgaagaagaggacGGCGACGATAGCATGTCCGCTGAccatgatgatgatgacgaggacgaggagctcgatCTGAAAGAGGAACGCGTTCGTCTCAGTCAGCTCAGCGATGCAGACCTTCGAGCTCTCGGGGTCGACCCAGCGCTACGCGACCAACTTCTGGCTGAAATTGATGAGCAATccgaagatggcgatgactCGGACGAAGAGGGTTCCGCATATGCAGGTGCATCTGACATTAGCGATGGTGATCCCACAGAAGTTTTCTACGAGCCTCTCAAGACGGAGGCCGAACAGCTCAGACGcaaagaggaagaggaaaTGCGAATGCTGCCGCGACTTCGTTCTCAAATTGATAGCAATGACGACGcggaagaagacgaagatgaggaagatcctgacgacgaggatgaggaggaagatCGAGAGGATGGATccgacgacgccgaagGATCTCGGTCTTCCAGCAAGAACAGTGCAGGCATTCCCAAATCTCTGCTTGAGGACTTGGATCGACCGGGCAAAGCCACTCAGCGATCATCCAAGCGACACCCCACTCTTGACGATGACTTTTTCTCAATAGACGATCTCAACcgtcagctcgacgaaCAGGATGCTCAAGAGGAAGCTGACGCTGATCACGATGAcaacgatgatgacgacatTGCGGATCAGGTCGACTACTTCAAGCCTATCAGCGGCGATGACAatcttgacgacgacgatcaagaggacgaggatgcagacCAAGAAACTGGCTTGGTCAATGCAGCCGATGCGCACTATGCAGACTTCTTCTTGCCACCAGCAAAAGCAGCCAAGTTCAACAAGAAGTTCGGCAAGCGTAAGGCATCCGCTCGATTCGCGCAAGAGGATGCCGCCGCcgaccagatcgacgacaacgacgacgagtctGATGCCGACCCAGAGCCAGCGGCCGAACGCGTCTACGAGGAGCCTGACCGCAAGCGACGCATTCGATTCAACACCACTATCGAGTACCGACGTATCAAGCCGCGCAAAAAGTCGGCGGACGAGCTCACGCCAGAAATGTTGAGAATGATTGGTGCATCAGCCGATGATCTCGATGTCGCCCGCCGTTttgacgaggatgatgcTCAAGATAATGACGAGGACATGGAAATGGACATGGATGAGGTCGAATCTGAAACCTCTTCGATCGGTCGTCAGggcagcgatgacgaaAGTGAAGGTCAAGATAcagatgacgaggacgaagaccATACCAGAGATGACGACgcagaagacgacgacgaggagcaggCATTTACGGATGGTGAGCAGGACGACGGCATCCAAACAGCACGCCGCGTGGCTGGTGATCTCTTTGCCGATAGTGATGACGAGACAGATGCAAAGGACAAGTTGTCGACGCACGAGAAGCGCGTTGCTGCGCTCAAAGACGAGAttgctcgactcgaagaCGAAAATGTGGCCAAGAAAGATTGGACACTGATGGGAGAAGCTGGTTCTCGCGCTCGTCCTCAAGACAGTCTCCTAGAGCAAGATCTCGAATTTGAACGTGCTGCCAAAGTGATACCACAAGTGACCGAGGAAATGACGGAATCCATCGAGGATCTCATCAAGCGTCGCATTCTCGAGCGCAACTTTGACGATGTTATTCGTCGGCGCGAGATGGAAGCACTTCCGTTCCTCCCTTCGCGGCTGCTCGAGCTTTCCGACAGCAAGAGCGCCAAGTCGCTGGCGGAGCTGTATGAAGAAGAATACCAAGCAGCACGTGGTGCCGATGGCGGAGACGGTGCACCCATGGCCGAAGCCGACGCTAAGCTTGCAAAGGAACACGAAGAGATCACTAAGCTGTACGACGACATTttcaacaagctcgatgcgctctcGAATGCTCACTTTACGCCCAAGGCTCCCAAAGCGACGATCCAGACGCTTACCAATGCTCCATCTGTATCGATCGAATCGGCATTGCCGGCGACTTCATCGTCGAGTACCATGTTGGCGCCAGAGGAGGTGTACGAGCGATCGCGCCACTCGACAGCAATGGACGGTGCCAAGTCCGAGATGACGCCCGAGGAGAAACAGCGGTTGCACAACAAGCTTCGCCAGGAAAAGCGACAGCGCAACGAAAAGATCCAAGACACGCGCAGGGCGCTAGAACAGTCGGGCCTGGTGCGTGCCAAAAAGGTCAACGAGAAAgaggagaagcagcaggcgctcaagaagctcgttGGCAACCGTGGCGTGTCGGTCATTGGCAAGCAACCCAACGCGGTCGGTGCCGGGACGGGCAAGAACGCCAAGAACAAGAGCAAGCCGATCAACCGAGCTGCCAACGCTTCGGCCAAGCCTACGACGGCCAACCAGTTCAAGCTTTGA
- a CDS encoding uncharacterized protein (related to RPC82 - RNA polymerase III subunit C82), which yields MSSTAHSPQKIKLCEHILLQHFGPIAARVGALLLKRGRLTIREISRFLNQQPTRTNRGPIDPFSNHSATNSKSTLVSAPIAGASSSSSTSDPNAPVPVPKLLIEQTVMTLIQHGCAWHSSTDPDVADPNQEFFEININEVLLRLRFGRYIGIAEDELGQTAARIVKLVLQHGKLQANDIIDRVATEMDAQHKPTSLTADAQPNRGDPPNGTANGSNNKKRKADSATELSALQSQVARQLTLLLYRTYLRPSSVHQHVSPRDKEIKYEAKKRRELRGIPTPKDLQKIKEQVRAQIAEERDADWDITATTVTLGPDGLAADHCGSRRGLLRKQQSAIAVASSASKSKRAKTSSKSKDKTKDKNGVNGIDGVHGSACRDTFDPADDFDIDPTVWLRVHFDRFDVHLRDEVMIDAVREKYNNTAAEVFRHLIQAGDASTNKSVRDVRSAPISITTLCHKLPSDLSLQKGFDRRSFGKDRASLPSKQEFLAEYSAIFSHSEDVSGRSKSLRLMAPASDSTTKTAGGSKVASTLTIEFGNLAEGMRKDLLRNVVEEKFGTAAIRIMNILREKGKLEEKHISKLALVSISETRDLCSRLFHASLLGLQEVPKTKDRDPAKTFFLWFVDEAKCRAWLLDHLYQSLARLGQRRNEEMRKQTPLLRKVERSDVKMDTLGLLTEWERHSWQRLQGVLQTLTVAEMRTEMDVFVMRDLAAGTYVSQE from the coding sequence ATGTCGTCCACGGCGCATTCGCCACAAAAGATCAAGCTCTGCGAGCATATCTTGCTCCAGCACTTTGGTCCTATCGCTGCGCGGGTTGGCGCGCTTTTGCTCAAACGTGGTCGGTTGACAATCCGCGAAATCAGTCGCTTCCTCAACCAGCAACCCACTCGAACTAACCGCGGCCCCATTGATCCTTTCAGCAACCACAGCGCAACCAACAGCAAATCCACCCTGGTTTCGGCGCCCATCGCAggagcaagctcgagctccaGCACAAGCGATCCAAACGCGCCCGTTCCCGTTCCCAAACTTCTCATCGAACAGACCGTCATGACACTCATTCAGCACGGATGCGCCTGGCACAGCTCAACCGATCCCGACGTGGCTGATCCAAACCAGGAGTTTTTCGAAATCAACATCAACgaagtgctgctgcggttgCGCTTCGGCAGATACATTGGTATTGcagaagacgagcttggacaAACCGCTGCTAGgatcgtcaagctcgtcctACAGCATGGCAAGCTTCAGGCAAATGATATCATCGACCGCGTCGCAACCGAAATGGACGCACAGCACAAACCAACTTCGCTCACAGCTGACGCCCAACCCAACCGCGGCGATCCTCCAAACGGCACCGCCAACGGCTCCAACAACAAGAAGCGAAAGGCCGATAGCGCTACCGAGCTATCCGCGCTTCAGTCGCAAGTAGCCCGTCAGCTCACCCTCCTTCTGTATCGTACCTATTTGCGACCTAGCTCGGTCCATCAGCATGTGTCACCTCGAGATAAGGAGATCAAGTAcgaagccaagaagcgtcgCGAATTGCGCGGCATCCCAACACCCAAAGACTTGCAAAAGATCAAGGAACAAGTGCGCGCTCAGATCGCCGAGGAACGAGATGCTGATTGGGACATCACCGCCACAACCGTCACACTGGGTCCTGATGGGCTTGCAGCAGATCACTGCGGTTCACGGCGTGGCTTGCTCCGCAAACAGCAAAGCGCTATCGCTGTCGCCAGTTCAGCCAGTAAGAGCAAACGCGCAAAGACTAGCAGCAAGAGTAAAGACAAGACGAAGGACAAGAACGGCGTCAACGGCATTGACGGCGTTCACGGctctgcttgtcgagacACTTTTGACCCTGCAGACGACTTTGATATCGATCCTACCGTCTGGTTGCGCGTCCACTTTGATCGCTTCGACGTTCACCTTCGTGACGAAGTCATGATCGACGCCGTGCGAGAAAAGTACAACAACACCGCCGCCGAGGTATTTCGTCATCTTATTCAGGCGGGCGATGCATCGACGAACAAGTCGGTACGAGACGTGCGCAGTGCACCCATCTCGATCACCACGTTATGCCACAAACTGCCTTCTGACTTATCGCTACAGAAAGGTTTTGACCGTCGTTCGTTCGGCAAGGATCGCGCCTCGCTgccgagcaagcaagaatTCCTCGCCGAGTACAGTGCCATCTTTTCGCATTCCGAAGACGTTTCTGGTCGATCGAAAAGCTTGCGTCTCATGGCACCCGCATCGGACAGCACCACGAAAACCGCCGGTGGGTCCAAAGTGGCGTCTACTCTCACCATCGAATTTGGCAACCTTGCCGAAGGTATGCGCAAAGATTTGCTGCGAAACGTCGTCGAAGAGAAATTCGGCACGGCTGCGATCCGTATCATGAACATCCTTCGCGAAAAGGGCAAACTCGAAGAAAAGCACATTTCCAAACTCGcactcgtctcgatctcggaaACGCGCGACCTATGCTCGCGACTCTTCCATGCTTCGCTATTGGGTTTACAAGAGGTACCCAAGACGAAAGATCGTGATCCGGCAAAGACGTTTTTCCTCTGGTTTGTCGATGAGGCCAAATGCCGCGCGTGGTTGTTAGACCATCTCTACCAGAGTCTCGCCAGGTTGGGTCAGAGGAGGAACGAAGAGATGCGCAAGCAGACCCCGCTCCTGAGAAAGGTCGAGAGGAGCGATGTCAAGATGGACACGCTCGGCTTGTTGACCGAGTGGGAAAGGCACAGTTGGCAGCGTTTGCAAGGTGTGCTTCAGACGCTGACTGtggccgagatgcgcaCCGAGATGGATGTTTTCGTCATGCGTGATCTGGCTGCGGGGACTTATGTTAGCCAAGAGTGA
- a CDS encoding tRNA (uracil(54)-C(5))-methyltransferase (related to TRM2 - tRNA(m5U54)methyltransferase), with product MATGAPSSPELPPAKRMRSRSPEQASACTSNDFAQAASTSTAAAPSMSAQDKQARKADARRLRQKRKDYAKQLTKTGREPIEFDIEELLGIRKVTDILSERLEHQLKFERGTRLTLHIERLDAHGDGLAVAPEQDWVIAVPHTLPGEKVTAEIVGNERLYSKAKLVQVLEKSATRNDELVRCKYFGDCGGCQYQMIDYAHQLEIKRGVVEKAFARFSGLDPSLIPRVLPTIASPNQYNYRTKLTPHFELPYELRRGRRSGVRNNASADGNGVEADHEKPKYSVPIGFDCIGTKKVMDIEECPIATKTINKALPDAKQKVCNTIESFKNGATILLRDSLRTYGSFAEDLLVTEERATDGQVHKELDTEVVTDHKATVKERVLTTKFESPAGTFFQNNRSILPSLLDYVREAITSASSTTGEDSAQARYLVDAYCGSGLFSLCLASLFREVSGVEISSESIKYATKNAELNGITNTKFLAGNAEDIFGKIEYPADKTTVIIDPPRRGCDQEFIRQLVNLAPKHIVYVSCNVHTQARDVGQLISKDPRYKIKSVRGADLFPQTHHVEGVAVLERRDA from the coding sequence ATGGCGACCGGAGCCCCGTCCTCGCCTGAGCTGCCTCCCGCCAAACGCATGcgctcacgctcaccaGAACAGGCTTCAGCATGTACTAGCAATGATttcgctcaagcagcatcgacatccaccgctgctgcgccatCCATGTCGGCTCAAGACAAGCAGGCGCGCAAAGCCGACGCGCGCCGATTGCGCCAGAAACGCAAAGACTATGCCAAACAGCTTACAAAGACTGGTCGTGAACCGATCGAGTTCGAcatcgaagagctgctcggcatCCGCAAGGTGACTGACATCCTCTCTGAGCGCCTCGAACATCAACTCAAGTTCGAACGTGGCACTCGCCTCACCTTGCACATCGAGCGCCTGGATGCGCACGGCGATGGACTTGCTGTGGCTCCGGAACAAGACTGGGTCATTGCTGTCCCACATACGCTACCAGGAGAGAAGGTCACCGCCGAAATCGTCGGAAACGAGAGGCTCTACTCGAAAGCCAAACTGGTCCAAGTGCTCGAAAAGAGCGCCACCAGAAACGACGAGCTAGTGCGCTGCAAGTACTTTGGTGACTGTGGCGGATGCCAGTACCAGATGATCGACTATGCACACCAGCTTGAGATCAAGCGTGGCGTCGTGGAGAAGGCGTTTGCTAGATTCTCAGGTCTCGATCCATCATTGATACCTAGAGTACTGCCCACAATTGCCTCGCCAAACCAGTACAACTACCGCACCAAGCTGACACCACACTTTGAACTCCCTTACGAGCTGCGAAGAGGCCGGAGAAGTGGTGTTCGCAACAACGCCAGTGCTGACGGCAATGGCGTGGAAGCCGATCATGAAAAGCCTAAATACTCGGTACCCATCGGCTTTGACTGCATCGGCACAAAAAAGGTCATGGATATCGAGGAGTGCCCCATTGCTaccaagacgatcaacAAAGCGCTGCCCGATGCAAAGCAGAAAGTATGCAATACGATCGAGTCCTTCAAAAACGGCGCGACCATCTTACTTCGCGACTCGTTGCGAACTTACGGCAGCTTTGCTGAGGACCTCCTCGTCACTGAGGAGCGTGCTACCGATGGGCAAGTGCACAAGGAACTCGACACTGAAGTCGTCACCGACCACAAAGCCACAGTCAAGGAACGTGTGCTGACTACCAAATTCGAGTCGCCCGCAGGCACCTTTTTCCAGAACAATCGAAGCATCCTGCCTAGCTTGCTCGACTATGTGCGCGAGGCGATCAcctctgcctcgtccaCAACCGGCGAGGATTCGGCGCAAGCGCGATACCTGGTGGATGCCTACTGCGGCTCGGGCCTGTTCAGTCTATGCCTTGCGTCTCTCTTCCGTGAAGTGTCGGGCGTCGAAATCTCATCCGAGTCCATCAAGTACGCTACCAAAAACGCAGAGCTCAATGGGATCACCAATACCAAGTTTCTTGCAGGCAACGCCGAGGACATCTttggcaagatcgagtACCCTGCTGACAAGACCACCGTGATCATCGACCCTCCCAGGAGAGGCTGCGATCAAGAGTTCATTCGACAGCTCGTCAATCTGGCTCCCAAACATATCGTATATGTTTCGTGCAACGTACATACTCAGGCGAGGGATGTGGGACAGTTGATAAGCAAGGATCCGAGATACAAGATCAAGAGTGTTCGTGGCGCCGATTTGTTCCCCCAGACACATCATGTGGAAGGCGTAGCTGTCTTGGAACGTCGCGATGCCTAA
- a CDS encoding transcription factor IIF subunit TFG2 (related to TFG2 - TFIIF subunit (transcription initiation factor), 54 kD) has translation MSNYEDDIEPIADPIDASSSTSLGKRPRTNQDDSNSATVDASEAYSRLSPEPDEDLNLAEGKHPVWLVKIPKFLLQAWSALRTDDLRLGTVRVYDPDHTGHQRMELLLPDPPSPAVPTEPGKPKNPRWDTIPRAYDLKLTSDSAATLKRNIYAFREKLEDVEAAASGSHMKKSEDDSDDTDDDGSGRAKKRGKTRRITALCGTVTNEAALQPQIRTSSNLDMKPSSSSSSGIGGGAPISDSYRELLRRRRLEASTPKRTIKMLDSTDTGRHNMLVAGVGGGLANSQKSRFNAAIASKPSKSGSGGASSTEKFARMPKNELLDMLFGLFERWQYWSLKKLRTETQQPESYLKETLLGIADLHKRGPYVGNWSLKPEYSNMRKEQEQQQQQQQQATSKAAGATQANNEDEEDDFGENDDSDDDDDDEEDFDDVE, from the coding sequence ATGTCGAACTACGAAGATGACATTGAACCTATCGCCGATCCGATCGACGCATCCTCGTCCACTTCTCTCGGAAAACGTCCACGCACCAACCAAGACGACTCCAACTCTGCCACTGTCGATGCATCGGAAGCATACTCGCGTCTGTCACCGGAACCTGACGAGGATCTGAACCTGGCGGAAGGCAAGCACCCGGTATGGCTAGTCAAGATTCCTAAGTTCCTGCTGCAGGCATGGTCAGCGCTTCGTACGGATGATTTGAGATTGGGAACGGTTCGCGTCTACGATCCGGATCACACGGGTCACCAACGTATGGAGTTGTTGCTTCCGGATCCACCATCGCCAGCAGTACCGACCGAGCCGGGCAAACCGAAGAATCCGAGGTGGGATACGATCCCGCGAGCGTACGATCTCAAGTTGACCTCGGATTCCGCTGCGACGTTGAAACGAAACATTTATGCGTTCAGAGAGAAGTTGGAGGATGTtgaagctgctgcatctggGAGCCACATGAAGAAGTCCGAAGACGATTCGGACGATACCGACGATGACGGCAGTGGGCGAGCCAAAAAGCGCGGCAAAACGCGTCGGATCACGGCGCTCTGTGGAACGGTGACAAACGAAGCAGCACTTCAACCTCAAATCCGAACGTCGTCCAACCTCGACATGAAACCGAGCAGCAGTAGCTCTTCAGGAATCGGTGGAGGAGCACCCATCTCAGACTCATACCGCGAGCTGCttcgacgacgtcgactCGAAGCGTCTACACCGAAACGAAccatcaagatgctcgactcCACCGATACGGGACGCCACAACATGCTCGTCGCCGGAGTCGGTGGCGGTTTGGCCAACTCACAGAAGTCGCGCTTCAATGCGGCAATTGCTTCCAAGCCTAGCAAGAGTGGCTCGGGTGGTGCGAGTTCAACCGAAAAGTTTGCACGTATGCCCAAGAACGAGCTGTTGGATATGCTGTTCGGCCTGTTTGAAAGGTGGCAGTATTGGTCGTTGAAAAAGTTGCGGACCGAGACGCAACAGCCGGAGAGTTATCTAAAGGAGACACTGTTGGGCATTGCTGATCTGCACAAGAGAGGTCCGTACGTGGGAAACTGGAGTTTGAAGCCGGAATACTCCAACATGCGCAAGGAACaggagcaacagcaacagcagcaacagcaagctACTTCGAAAGCAGCAGGGGCGACACAGGCGAAcaacgaggacgaggaggacgatTTCGGTGAGAACGATGAtagcgatgatgacgacgatgacgaagaggaTTTTGACGATGTAGAGTAA
- a CDS encoding mitochondrial 54S ribosomal protein mL44 (related to MRPL3 - Mitochondrial ribosomal protein, large subunit), whose protein sequence is MSVNKSFMRRLRPLSQTGTSTSTPAFCNPVRCRSVSLHVRPASTAVASTSSSSSSSASVSVAPASSNTYVHDPTPNVHLPRLARTEPEVYAAVRPPPLAAFAALTARLGLIPSSVDSETRDRRIRLVHQACTHPSFQTLVDQANASANLQLEPGAAVSGLTKKQGADELDAVQFLALPSEGVEHHAALATVGNSLLGMLATEHLHLRYPNLPTRVLKAAVSAYVGPSTLSDVGSELGLAAQNILRWNKQARAPGSGFTQNRGGRGAAPRSTNSATRTLLSRDVAADAMRAIVAVIFQEQGLSAARNFVTSHFLSRGFNLSALLKFNDPKHALSSTCAKYGKSPPQSRMIAESGRLSISPVFVVGVWSGETKIGEGSGSSIRMAEFRAAEDALRRLYLAETPLGDFDLPSCTLDHEFGGSSQVAQFQPQPIGEAEVLAAAGKNSS, encoded by the coding sequence ATGTCGGTGAACAAAAGTTTCATGCGCAGATTGCGTCCTCTCTCGCAGACCGGCACCTCCACATCTACACCAGCGTTTTGCAACCCGGTTCGATGCCGATCAGTATCTTTGCACGTCCGCCCTGCCTCTACGGCCGTCGCTTCgacatcgtcgagcagcagtagcTCTGCCTCTGTATCTGTAGCACCCGCATCTTCGAACACCTACGTTCACGATCCGACCCCCAACGTTCACCTTCCTCGGTTGGCACGCACCGAACCAGAAGTTTATGCTGCTGTACGACCACCGCCTCTGGCAGCATTTGCTGCATTGACcgctcgtcttggcctTATCCCGTCGTCTGTCGATTCGGAAACGCGCGACCGTCGCATTCGATTGGTTCACCAGGCATGCACCCATCCATCTTTCCAGACGCTTGTCGACCAGGCCAATGCATCGGCTAACTTGCAACTCGAACCCGGAGCTGCTGTGTCCGGGCTGACAAAGAAGCAAGGTGCAGATGAACTCGACGCAGTCCAATTCCTCGCATTACCATCCGAAGGCGTCGAACATCATGCAGCACTGGCAACTGTAGGCAACTCGCTGCTTGGAATGCTCGCAACTGAACACCTTCACCTCCGATATCCCAACCTTCCCACTCGCGTACTCAAAGCAGCTGTCTCGGCCTACGTTGGGCCCTCGACGCTCAGCGATGTCGGTTCCGAGCTCGGTCTCGCTGCGCAGAACATCTTGCGTTGGAACAAGCAAGCTCGTGCGCCCGGTAGTGGCTTTACTCAAAACCGTGGCGGTCGCGGAGCTGCGCCACGCAGCACCAACTCGGCCACGCGCACTTTGCTTTCCCGAGACGTAGCAGCTGACGCCATGCGTGCCATTGTCGCCGTCATCTTCCAAGAACAGGGTCTCTCCGCTGCACGCAACTTTGTCACATCTCATTTCTTGTCTCGCGGTTTCAACCTTtcagcgctgctcaagtTCAACGATCCCAAACACGCGCTTTCCTCCACCTGCGCCAAGTACGGTAAATCGCCACCGCAGTCTCGTATGATCGCCGAGAGTGGTCGGTTGAGCATCAGCCCCGTATTCGTGGTGGGCGTTTGGAGTGGAGAGACCAAGATCGGTGAGGGCAGCGGAAGCAGTATCAGGATGGCAGAGTTTAGAGCTGCCGAGGATGCTTTGAGGAGATTGTATCTCGCCGAAACGCCGTTGGGTGACTTTGACCTGCCCAGCTGTACCCTGGATCACGAGTTTGGTGGAAGCAGCCAAGTGGCCCAGTTCCAACCGCAGCCCATTGGCGAGGCTGAAGTGCTTGCTGCGGCGGGAAAGAATAGCTCATAA